A region of Odocoileus virginianus isolate 20LAN1187 ecotype Illinois chromosome 11, Ovbor_1.2, whole genome shotgun sequence DNA encodes the following proteins:
- the PIK3CD gene encoding phosphatidylinositol 4,5-bisphosphate 3-kinase catalytic subunit delta isoform isoform X1: MPPGVDCPMEFWTKEENQNVAVDFLLPTGVYLNFPVSRNANLSTIKKVLWHRAQYEPLFHMLSDPEAYVFTCVNQTAEQQELEDEQRRLCDIQPFLPVLRLVAREGDRVKKLINSQISLLIGKGLHEFDSLQDPEVNDFRGKMRQFCEEAAARRQQLGWEAWLQYSFPLQLEPSARSWGPGTLRVPNRALLVNVKFEGSEESFTFQVSTKDVPLALMACALRKKATVFRQPLVEQPEDYTLQVNGKHEYLYGSYPLCQFQYICSCLHSGLTPHLTMVHSSSILAMRDEQSNPAPQVQKPRTKPPPIPMKKPSSMSLWSLEQPFYIELIQGSKVNADERMKLVVQAGLFHGNETLCKTVSSSEVSVCSEPVWKQRLEFDINVCDLPRMARLCFALYAVIEKAKKARSTKKKSKKADCPIAWANLMLFDYKDQLKTGERCLYMWPSVPDEKGELLNPCGTVRSNPNTESAAALVIFLPEVAPHPVYYPSLDKILELGRLGEHGRFTEEEQLQLREILERRGSGELYEHEKDLVWKMRHEIQEHFPEALARLLLVTKWNKHEDVAQMLYLLCSWPELPVLSALELLDFSFPDRHVGSFAIKSLRKLTDDELFQYLLQLVQVLKYESYLDCELTKFLLDRALANRRIGHFLFWHLRSEMHVPSVSLRFGLIMEAYCRGSTHHMKVLMKQGEALSKLKALNDVVKVSSQKTTKPQTKELMHLCMRQETYLEALSHLQSPLDPSTLLAEVCVEQCTFMDSKMKPLWVMYSNEEAGSDGAVGIIFKNGDDLRQDMLTLQMIQLMDILWKQEGLDLRMTPYGCLSTGDRTGLIEVVLHSDTIANIQLNKSNMAATAAFNKDALLNWLKSKNPGEALDRAIEEFTLSCAGYCVATYVLGIGDRHSDNIMIRENGQLFHIDFGHFLGNFKTKFGINRERVPFILTYDFVHVIQQGKTNNSEKFERFRGYCERAYTILRRHGLLFLHLFALMRAAGLPELSCSKDIQYLKDSLALGKTEEEALKHFRVKFNEALRESWKTKVNWLAHNVSKDNRQ; encoded by the exons ATGCCCCCCGGGGTTGACTGCCCCATGGAATTCTGGACCAAGGAGGAGAATCAGAACGTGGCAGTTGATTTCTTGCTGCCCACAGGGGTCTATCTGAACTTCCCTGTGTCCCGAAATGCCAACCTCAGCACTATCAAGAAG GTGTTATGGCACCGCGCCCAGTATGAGCCGCTCTTCCACATGCTCAGTGACCCTGAGGCCTACGTGTTCACCTGCGTCAACCAAACGGCAGAGCAGCAGGAGCTGGAGGACGAGCAGCGGCGGCTCTGTGACATCCAGCCCTTCCTGCCCGTCCTGAGGCTGGTGGCCCGCGAGGGTGACCGCGTGAAGAAGCTCATCAACTCGCAGATCAGCCTGCTCATCGGCAAAG GCCTCCAcgagtttgactctttgcaagacCCGGAGGTGAATGACTTCCGAGGCAAGATGCGCCAGTTCTGCGAGGAGGCGGCTGCCCGCAGGCAGCAGCTGGGCTGGGAGGCCTGGCTGCAGTACAGCTTCCCTCTGCAGTTGGAGCCCTCAGCGCGGAGCTGGGGGCCGGGCACCCTGCGCGTCCCCAATCGGGCCCTCCTGGTCAATGTCAAGTTTGAGGGCAGCGAG gAGAGCTTCACCTTCCAGGTGTCCACCAAGGATGTGCCCCTGGCACTGATGGCCTGCGCCCTCCGAAAGAAGGCCACGGTGTTCCGGCAGCCGCTGGTGGAGCAGCCTGAGGACTACACGCTGCAGGTGAACGGCAAACACGAGTACCTGTACGGCAGCTACCCCCTCTGCCAGTTCCAG TACATCTGCAGCTGCCTGCACAGCGGACTGACCCCCCACCTGACTATGGTGCACTCCTCCTCCATCCTCGCCATGCGGGACGAGCAGAGCAACCCTGCCCCCCAAGTCCAGAAGCCACGCACCAAACCGCCCCCCATCCCCATGAAGAAG cCCTCCTCCATGTCCCTCTGGTCCCTGGAGCAGCCTTTCTACATCGAGCTGATCCAGGGCAGCAAAGTGAATGCTGACGAGCGGATGAAG CTGGTGGTGCAGGCTGGGCTCTTCCACGGCAACGAGACGCTATGCAAGACGGTGTCCAGCTCGGAGGTGAGCGTGTGCTCAGAGCCCGTGTGGAAGCAGCGGCTGGAGTTTGACATCAACGTCTGTGACCTGCCCCGCATGGCCCGGCTCTGCTTCGCACTTTACGCCGTGATCGAGAAGGCCAAGAAGGCCCGCTCCACCAAGAAGAAGTCCAAGAAGGCG GACTGCCCCATTGCCTGGGCCAACCTCATGCTGTTTGACTACAAGGACCAGCTGAAGACGGGCGAGCGCTGTCTCTACATGTGGCCCTCTGTCCCAG ATGAGAAAGGGGAGCTACTGAACCCCTGTGGCACCGTGCGGAGTAACCCCAACACTGAGAGTGCGGCCGCCCTGGTCATCTTTCTCCCCGAGGTGGCCCCTCACCCTGTATACTACCCTTCCCTGGACAAG ATCCTGGAGCTGGGGCGGCTCGGAGAGCACGGACGCTTCACGGAGGAGGAG CAGCTACAGCTGCGGGAGATCCTGGAGCGCCGGGGCTCCGGGGAACTGTATGAGCATGAGAAGGACCTGGTGTGGAAGATGCGGCACGAGATCCAGGAGCACTTTCCCGAGGCCCTAGCCCGGCTGCTGCTGGTCACTAAGTGGAACAAACACGAGGACGTGGCCCAG ATGCTCTACCTGCTCTGCTCCTGGCCTGAACTGCCAGTCCTGAGCGCCCTGGAGTTGCTAGACTTCAGCTTCCCCGACCGCCACGTGGGCTCCTTTGCCATCAAGTCCCTGCGGAAACTGAC GGACGACGAGCTTTTCCAGTACCTGCTGCAGCTGGTGCAGGTGCTCAAGTACGAGTCCTACCTCGACTGCGAGCTGACCAAATTCCTGCTGGACCGGGCCCTGGCCAATCGCAGGATCGGCCACTTCCTCTTCTGGCACCTCCG CTCTGAGATGCACGTGCCGTCGGTGTCCCTGCGCTTCGGCCTCATCATGGAAGCCTACTGCCGGGGCAGCACCCACCACATGAAGGTGCTGATGAAGCAG GGGGAAGCACTGAGCAAACTGAAGGCCCTGAACGACGTTGTCAAAGTGAGCTCCCAGAAGACCACCAAGCCCCAGACCAAGGAGCTGATGCACCTGTGCATGCGCCAGGAGACCTACCTGGAGGCTCTGTCCCACTTGCAGTCCCCACTCGACCCCAGCACCCTGCTGGCTGAAGTCTG CGTGGAGCAGTGCACCTTCATGGACTCCAAGATGAAGCCCCTGTGGGTCATGTACAGCAACGAGGAGGCGGGCAGCGATGGCGCTGTGGGCATCATCTTTAAGAATGGGGATG ACCTCCGCCAGGACATGCTGACCCTGCAGATGAtccagctcatggacattctgtGGAAGCAGGAGGGCTTGGACCTGAG GATGACCCCCTACGGCTGCCTCTCCACTGGGGACCGCACAGGCCTCATCGAGGTGGTGCTTCACTCGGACACCATTGCCAACATCCAGCTGAACAAGAGCAACATGGCGGCCACGGCTGCCTTCAATAAGGATGCTCTGCTCAACTGGCTCAAGTCCAAGAACCCTGG ggagGCCCTGGATCGAGCCATTGAGGAGTTCACCCTCTCCTGTGCTGGCTACTGTGTGGCCACCTATGTGCTGGGCATTGGCGATCGCCACAGCGACAACATCATGATCCGAGAGAACGGGCAG ctGTTCCACATTGATTTCGGCCACTTTCTGGGGAATTTCAAGACCAAGTTTGGAATCAACCGTGAGCGGGTCCCATTCATCCTCACCTATGACTTTGTCCACGTGATCCAGCAGGGGAAGACAAATAATAGTGAGAAGTTTGAAAG GTTCCGGGGCTACTGTGAGCGGGCCTACACCATCCTGCGGCGCCATGGGCTCCTTTTCCTCCACCTCTTTGCCCTGATGCGGGCGGCGGGCCTGCCTGAGCTCAGCTGCT
- the PIK3CD gene encoding phosphatidylinositol 4,5-bisphosphate 3-kinase catalytic subunit delta isoform isoform X2 has protein sequence MPPGVDCPMEFWTKEENQNVAVDFLLPTGVYLNFPVSRNANLSTIKKVLWHRAQYEPLFHMLSDPEAYVFTCVNQTAEQQELEDEQRRLCDIQPFLPVLRLVAREGDRVKKLINSQISLLIGKGLHEFDSLQDPEVNDFRGKMRQFCEEAAARRQQLGWEAWLQYSFPLQLEPSARSWGPGTLRVPNRALLVNVKFEGSEESFTFQVSTKDVPLALMACALRKKATVFRQPLVEQPEDYTLQVNGKHEYLYGSYPLCQFQYICSCLHSGLTPHLTMVHSSSILAMRDEQSNPAPQVQKPRTKPPPIPMKKPSSMSLWSLEQPFYIELIQGSKVNADERMKLVVQAGLFHGNETLCKTVSSSEVSVCSEPVWKQRLEFDINVCDLPRMARLCFALYAVIEKAKKARSTKKKSKKADCPIAWANLMLFDYKDQLKTGERCLYMWPSVPDEKGELLNPCGTVRSNPNTESAAALVIFLPEVAPHPVYYPSLDKILELGRLGEHGRFTEEEQLQLREILERRGSGELYEHEKDLVWKMRHEIQEHFPEALARLLLVTKWNKHEDVAQMLYLLCSWPELPVLSALELLDFSFPDRHVGSFAIKSLRKLTSEMHVPSVSLRFGLIMEAYCRGSTHHMKVLMKQGEALSKLKALNDVVKVSSQKTTKPQTKELMHLCMRQETYLEALSHLQSPLDPSTLLAEVCVEQCTFMDSKMKPLWVMYSNEEAGSDGAVGIIFKNGDDLRQDMLTLQMIQLMDILWKQEGLDLRMTPYGCLSTGDRTGLIEVVLHSDTIANIQLNKSNMAATAAFNKDALLNWLKSKNPGEALDRAIEEFTLSCAGYCVATYVLGIGDRHSDNIMIRENGQLFHIDFGHFLGNFKTKFGINRERVPFILTYDFVHVIQQGKTNNSEKFERFRGYCERAYTILRRHGLLFLHLFALMRAAGLPELSCSKDIQYLKDSLALGKTEEEALKHFRVKFNEALRESWKTKVNWLAHNVSKDNRQ, from the exons ATGCCCCCCGGGGTTGACTGCCCCATGGAATTCTGGACCAAGGAGGAGAATCAGAACGTGGCAGTTGATTTCTTGCTGCCCACAGGGGTCTATCTGAACTTCCCTGTGTCCCGAAATGCCAACCTCAGCACTATCAAGAAG GTGTTATGGCACCGCGCCCAGTATGAGCCGCTCTTCCACATGCTCAGTGACCCTGAGGCCTACGTGTTCACCTGCGTCAACCAAACGGCAGAGCAGCAGGAGCTGGAGGACGAGCAGCGGCGGCTCTGTGACATCCAGCCCTTCCTGCCCGTCCTGAGGCTGGTGGCCCGCGAGGGTGACCGCGTGAAGAAGCTCATCAACTCGCAGATCAGCCTGCTCATCGGCAAAG GCCTCCAcgagtttgactctttgcaagacCCGGAGGTGAATGACTTCCGAGGCAAGATGCGCCAGTTCTGCGAGGAGGCGGCTGCCCGCAGGCAGCAGCTGGGCTGGGAGGCCTGGCTGCAGTACAGCTTCCCTCTGCAGTTGGAGCCCTCAGCGCGGAGCTGGGGGCCGGGCACCCTGCGCGTCCCCAATCGGGCCCTCCTGGTCAATGTCAAGTTTGAGGGCAGCGAG gAGAGCTTCACCTTCCAGGTGTCCACCAAGGATGTGCCCCTGGCACTGATGGCCTGCGCCCTCCGAAAGAAGGCCACGGTGTTCCGGCAGCCGCTGGTGGAGCAGCCTGAGGACTACACGCTGCAGGTGAACGGCAAACACGAGTACCTGTACGGCAGCTACCCCCTCTGCCAGTTCCAG TACATCTGCAGCTGCCTGCACAGCGGACTGACCCCCCACCTGACTATGGTGCACTCCTCCTCCATCCTCGCCATGCGGGACGAGCAGAGCAACCCTGCCCCCCAAGTCCAGAAGCCACGCACCAAACCGCCCCCCATCCCCATGAAGAAG cCCTCCTCCATGTCCCTCTGGTCCCTGGAGCAGCCTTTCTACATCGAGCTGATCCAGGGCAGCAAAGTGAATGCTGACGAGCGGATGAAG CTGGTGGTGCAGGCTGGGCTCTTCCACGGCAACGAGACGCTATGCAAGACGGTGTCCAGCTCGGAGGTGAGCGTGTGCTCAGAGCCCGTGTGGAAGCAGCGGCTGGAGTTTGACATCAACGTCTGTGACCTGCCCCGCATGGCCCGGCTCTGCTTCGCACTTTACGCCGTGATCGAGAAGGCCAAGAAGGCCCGCTCCACCAAGAAGAAGTCCAAGAAGGCG GACTGCCCCATTGCCTGGGCCAACCTCATGCTGTTTGACTACAAGGACCAGCTGAAGACGGGCGAGCGCTGTCTCTACATGTGGCCCTCTGTCCCAG ATGAGAAAGGGGAGCTACTGAACCCCTGTGGCACCGTGCGGAGTAACCCCAACACTGAGAGTGCGGCCGCCCTGGTCATCTTTCTCCCCGAGGTGGCCCCTCACCCTGTATACTACCCTTCCCTGGACAAG ATCCTGGAGCTGGGGCGGCTCGGAGAGCACGGACGCTTCACGGAGGAGGAG CAGCTACAGCTGCGGGAGATCCTGGAGCGCCGGGGCTCCGGGGAACTGTATGAGCATGAGAAGGACCTGGTGTGGAAGATGCGGCACGAGATCCAGGAGCACTTTCCCGAGGCCCTAGCCCGGCTGCTGCTGGTCACTAAGTGGAACAAACACGAGGACGTGGCCCAG ATGCTCTACCTGCTCTGCTCCTGGCCTGAACTGCCAGTCCTGAGCGCCCTGGAGTTGCTAGACTTCAGCTTCCCCGACCGCCACGTGGGCTCCTTTGCCATCAAGTCCCTGCGGAAACTGAC CTCTGAGATGCACGTGCCGTCGGTGTCCCTGCGCTTCGGCCTCATCATGGAAGCCTACTGCCGGGGCAGCACCCACCACATGAAGGTGCTGATGAAGCAG GGGGAAGCACTGAGCAAACTGAAGGCCCTGAACGACGTTGTCAAAGTGAGCTCCCAGAAGACCACCAAGCCCCAGACCAAGGAGCTGATGCACCTGTGCATGCGCCAGGAGACCTACCTGGAGGCTCTGTCCCACTTGCAGTCCCCACTCGACCCCAGCACCCTGCTGGCTGAAGTCTG CGTGGAGCAGTGCACCTTCATGGACTCCAAGATGAAGCCCCTGTGGGTCATGTACAGCAACGAGGAGGCGGGCAGCGATGGCGCTGTGGGCATCATCTTTAAGAATGGGGATG ACCTCCGCCAGGACATGCTGACCCTGCAGATGAtccagctcatggacattctgtGGAAGCAGGAGGGCTTGGACCTGAG GATGACCCCCTACGGCTGCCTCTCCACTGGGGACCGCACAGGCCTCATCGAGGTGGTGCTTCACTCGGACACCATTGCCAACATCCAGCTGAACAAGAGCAACATGGCGGCCACGGCTGCCTTCAATAAGGATGCTCTGCTCAACTGGCTCAAGTCCAAGAACCCTGG ggagGCCCTGGATCGAGCCATTGAGGAGTTCACCCTCTCCTGTGCTGGCTACTGTGTGGCCACCTATGTGCTGGGCATTGGCGATCGCCACAGCGACAACATCATGATCCGAGAGAACGGGCAG ctGTTCCACATTGATTTCGGCCACTTTCTGGGGAATTTCAAGACCAAGTTTGGAATCAACCGTGAGCGGGTCCCATTCATCCTCACCTATGACTTTGTCCACGTGATCCAGCAGGGGAAGACAAATAATAGTGAGAAGTTTGAAAG GTTCCGGGGCTACTGTGAGCGGGCCTACACCATCCTGCGGCGCCATGGGCTCCTTTTCCTCCACCTCTTTGCCCTGATGCGGGCGGCGGGCCTGCCTGAGCTCAGCTGCT
- the PIK3CD gene encoding phosphatidylinositol 4,5-bisphosphate 3-kinase catalytic subunit delta isoform isoform X3, translated as MWSLGGDGHRRGAAPLVVQAGLFHGNETLCKTVSSSEVSVCSEPVWKQRLEFDINVCDLPRMARLCFALYAVIEKAKKARSTKKKSKKADCPIAWANLMLFDYKDQLKTGERCLYMWPSVPDEKGELLNPCGTVRSNPNTESAAALVIFLPEVAPHPVYYPSLDKILELGRLGEHGRFTEEEQLQLREILERRGSGELYEHEKDLVWKMRHEIQEHFPEALARLLLVTKWNKHEDVAQMLYLLCSWPELPVLSALELLDFSFPDRHVGSFAIKSLRKLTDDELFQYLLQLVQVLKYESYLDCELTKFLLDRALANRRIGHFLFWHLRSEMHVPSVSLRFGLIMEAYCRGSTHHMKVLMKQGEALSKLKALNDVVKVSSQKTTKPQTKELMHLCMRQETYLEALSHLQSPLDPSTLLAEVCVEQCTFMDSKMKPLWVMYSNEEAGSDGAVGIIFKNGDDLRQDMLTLQMIQLMDILWKQEGLDLRMTPYGCLSTGDRTGLIEVVLHSDTIANIQLNKSNMAATAAFNKDALLNWLKSKNPGEALDRAIEEFTLSCAGYCVATYVLGIGDRHSDNIMIRENGQLFHIDFGHFLGNFKTKFGINRERVPFILTYDFVHVIQQGKTNNSEKFERFRGYCERAYTILRRHGLLFLHLFALMRAAGLPELSCSKDIQYLKDSLALGKTEEEALKHFRVKFNEALRESWKTKVNWLAHNVSKDNRQ; from the exons ATGTGGAGCCTGGGAGGTGATGGACACAGAAGAGGAGCCGCTCCG CTGGTGGTGCAGGCTGGGCTCTTCCACGGCAACGAGACGCTATGCAAGACGGTGTCCAGCTCGGAGGTGAGCGTGTGCTCAGAGCCCGTGTGGAAGCAGCGGCTGGAGTTTGACATCAACGTCTGTGACCTGCCCCGCATGGCCCGGCTCTGCTTCGCACTTTACGCCGTGATCGAGAAGGCCAAGAAGGCCCGCTCCACCAAGAAGAAGTCCAAGAAGGCG GACTGCCCCATTGCCTGGGCCAACCTCATGCTGTTTGACTACAAGGACCAGCTGAAGACGGGCGAGCGCTGTCTCTACATGTGGCCCTCTGTCCCAG ATGAGAAAGGGGAGCTACTGAACCCCTGTGGCACCGTGCGGAGTAACCCCAACACTGAGAGTGCGGCCGCCCTGGTCATCTTTCTCCCCGAGGTGGCCCCTCACCCTGTATACTACCCTTCCCTGGACAAG ATCCTGGAGCTGGGGCGGCTCGGAGAGCACGGACGCTTCACGGAGGAGGAG CAGCTACAGCTGCGGGAGATCCTGGAGCGCCGGGGCTCCGGGGAACTGTATGAGCATGAGAAGGACCTGGTGTGGAAGATGCGGCACGAGATCCAGGAGCACTTTCCCGAGGCCCTAGCCCGGCTGCTGCTGGTCACTAAGTGGAACAAACACGAGGACGTGGCCCAG ATGCTCTACCTGCTCTGCTCCTGGCCTGAACTGCCAGTCCTGAGCGCCCTGGAGTTGCTAGACTTCAGCTTCCCCGACCGCCACGTGGGCTCCTTTGCCATCAAGTCCCTGCGGAAACTGAC GGACGACGAGCTTTTCCAGTACCTGCTGCAGCTGGTGCAGGTGCTCAAGTACGAGTCCTACCTCGACTGCGAGCTGACCAAATTCCTGCTGGACCGGGCCCTGGCCAATCGCAGGATCGGCCACTTCCTCTTCTGGCACCTCCG CTCTGAGATGCACGTGCCGTCGGTGTCCCTGCGCTTCGGCCTCATCATGGAAGCCTACTGCCGGGGCAGCACCCACCACATGAAGGTGCTGATGAAGCAG GGGGAAGCACTGAGCAAACTGAAGGCCCTGAACGACGTTGTCAAAGTGAGCTCCCAGAAGACCACCAAGCCCCAGACCAAGGAGCTGATGCACCTGTGCATGCGCCAGGAGACCTACCTGGAGGCTCTGTCCCACTTGCAGTCCCCACTCGACCCCAGCACCCTGCTGGCTGAAGTCTG CGTGGAGCAGTGCACCTTCATGGACTCCAAGATGAAGCCCCTGTGGGTCATGTACAGCAACGAGGAGGCGGGCAGCGATGGCGCTGTGGGCATCATCTTTAAGAATGGGGATG ACCTCCGCCAGGACATGCTGACCCTGCAGATGAtccagctcatggacattctgtGGAAGCAGGAGGGCTTGGACCTGAG GATGACCCCCTACGGCTGCCTCTCCACTGGGGACCGCACAGGCCTCATCGAGGTGGTGCTTCACTCGGACACCATTGCCAACATCCAGCTGAACAAGAGCAACATGGCGGCCACGGCTGCCTTCAATAAGGATGCTCTGCTCAACTGGCTCAAGTCCAAGAACCCTGG ggagGCCCTGGATCGAGCCATTGAGGAGTTCACCCTCTCCTGTGCTGGCTACTGTGTGGCCACCTATGTGCTGGGCATTGGCGATCGCCACAGCGACAACATCATGATCCGAGAGAACGGGCAG ctGTTCCACATTGATTTCGGCCACTTTCTGGGGAATTTCAAGACCAAGTTTGGAATCAACCGTGAGCGGGTCCCATTCATCCTCACCTATGACTTTGTCCACGTGATCCAGCAGGGGAAGACAAATAATAGTGAGAAGTTTGAAAG GTTCCGGGGCTACTGTGAGCGGGCCTACACCATCCTGCGGCGCCATGGGCTCCTTTTCCTCCACCTCTTTGCCCTGATGCGGGCGGCGGGCCTGCCTGAGCTCAGCTGCT